From one Anomaloglossus baeobatrachus isolate aAnoBae1 unplaced genomic scaffold, aAnoBae1.hap1 Scaffold_86, whole genome shotgun sequence genomic stretch:
- the CSNK2A2 gene encoding casein kinase II subunit alpha': MPGPQAGSRARVYADVNSLRSRDYWDYEAHIPNWGSPGERLRTPIQDIRGVTVPHRVDAAAYSSYFLCLQLVRIAKVLGTDELYGYLKKYHIELDPHFNDILGQHSRKRWENFLHSENRHLVSAEALDMLDKLLRYDHQQRLTAREAMEHPYFYPVVKEQAAAQTDSNVLSGSLSTAR, translated from the exons ATGCCGGGCCCGCAGGCCGGGAGCAGAGCCCGTGTGTACGCCGACGTGAACAGCCTGAGGAGCCGCGACTACTGGGACTACGAGGCGCACATCCCGAACTGGGGGT CTCCTGGTGAGCGGCTGAGGACCCCGATACAGGACATTCGGGGTGTGACCGTGCCTCACCGAGTGGACGCAGCCGCCTACTCCTCATATTTCCTGTGTCTGCAGCTGGTGCGCATTGCCAAGGTGCTGGGAACGGACGAGCTGTACGGATACCTGAAGAAGTACCACATCGAGCTGGACCCCCACTTCAACGACATCCTGGGACA ACATTCCCGGAAGCGCTGGGAGAATTTCCTGCACAGTGAGAACCGCCACCTGGTGAGTGCGGAGGCCCTGGACATGCTGGATAAACTACTGCGTTATGACCACCAGCAGAGACTGACCGCCCGAGAGGCTATGGAGCATCCATACTTCT ATCCGGTGGTGAAGGAGCAGGCGGCGGCTCAGACAGACAGTAACGTGCTCTCCGGCAGCCTCTCCACAGCGCGATGA